In Lonchura striata isolate bLonStr1 chromosome 11, bLonStr1.mat, whole genome shotgun sequence, the following proteins share a genomic window:
- the IQGAP1 gene encoding ras GTPase-activating-like protein IQGAP1, translating to MAAEDVDGLAVSRPHYGSVLDNERLTAEEMDERRRQNVAYEYLCHLEEAKRWMEACLNEELPATTELEEGLRNGVYLAKLGNFFSPKVVSVKKIYDREQTRYKATGLHFRHTDNVIQWLNAMSEIGLPKIFYPETTDIYDRKNMPRCIYCIHALSLYLFKLGLAPQIQDLYGKVDFTEEEISNMRLELEKYGIQMPAFSKIGGILANELSVDEAALHAAVIAINEAIERQVPADTLTAMKNPNAMLINLDDQLESTYQATLYRAKQDKMENAKNRTASESSDRERDVYEELLTQAEIQGNINKVNTHAAISKIDLALERGDALALYEALATPALGLRGLLRENCDWYFKQFLSDRQQKQEAGLTSPLQKEELQLGVDAANRAAQQFQQRLAAVAKINSAIRMGDAEKTVAEIMNPEAQLPEVYRFAADLYQRELATLQQQSPEGHLTHPELSVAVEMLSSVALINRALASGDMNTVWKQLSSPVTGLTNVEDENSQRYIDDLVKLKAERSAEGNEFITWNDIQSCVDHVNKVVHEEHERILAIGLINEALDEGDTKKTLQALQTPAAKLEGVAPKVAQHYQDTLLRAKREKAQDTQDETAVLWLDEIQDGIHKANKDTEESQRFSLGILAINEAVDHGDVSQTLSALRSPDVGLYGVTPECAETYQQELSEVKKRAAGGNGSEWVKHWVRGGYHYYHNLRTKEGGWDEPSEFVQNDTQLSREEIQSTISGVTAAYNREQLWLANENLIMKLQACCRGYLVRQEFNSRMNFLKKQVPAITCIQSQWRGYKQRKAYQIRLDYLRAQKDQVVKIQSMTRMYQARRRYRDRLQYFRNHINDVVKIQAFIRANKAREDYKTLINAENPPMAVVRKFVHLLDQSDQDFQEELELMKLREEVVTLIRSNQQLENDLNLMDIKIGLLVKNKITLQDVVSHSKKLTKKNKEQLSDMMMLNKQRGGLKALSKEKREKLEAYQHLFYLLQTNPTYLAKLIFQMPQNKSTKFMDSVIFTLYNYASNQREEYLLLRLFQTALQEEIKSKVDQIHEIVTGNPTVIKMVVSFNRGARGQNALRQILAPVVKEIIDDKSLNIKTDPVDIYKSWVNQMESQTGEASKLPYDVTPEQALSHEEVRMRLDASIRNMRTVTDKFLSAIISSVDKIPYGMRFIAKVLKDSLHEKFPDAGEDELLKIVGNLLYYRYMNPAIVAPDAFDIIDLSAGGQLTTDQRRNLGSIAKMLQHAASNKMFMGDNAHLSIINEYLLHSYQKFRRFFQAACEVPELQDKFNIDEYSDLVTLTKPVIYISIGEIINTHTLLLDHQDAIAPEHNDPIHELLDDLGEVPTIESLIGEGSGNVNDPNREMLAKTEVSLTLTNKFDVPGDENAEMDARTILLNTKRLIVDVIRFQPGETLTEILETSATSEQEAEHHRAMQKRAIRDAKTPDKIKKSVSVKEDGNLNLQAKKEKIKAGLKKLTELGPVNAKNKYQELINDIAKDIRNQRRYRQRRKAELVKLQQTYSALNSKATFYGEQVDYYKSYIKTCLDNLASKGKVSKKPREMKGKNSKKISLKYTAARLHEKGVLLEIEDLQGNQFKNVIFEISPTEEVGDFEVKAKFMGVQMETFMLHYQDLLQLQYEGVAVMKLFDRAKVNVNLLIFLLNKKFYGK from the exons ATATTCTACCCAGAAACAACAGATATCTATGATCGCAAGAACATGCCACGCTGTATCTATTGTATTCATGCACTCAG ccTGTACCTTTTTAAACTGGGTCTTGCCCCCCAGATTCAGGATTTATATGGCAAGGTAGACTTcacag AGGAGGAAATCAGTAATATGAGGCTTGAACTGGAGAAGTATGGTATTCAGATGCCTGCCTTCAGCAAGATTGGAGGAATTCTCGCAAATGAACTTTCGGTGGATGAAGCTGCAT TGCATGCTGCTGTCATTGCCATTAATGAAGCAATTGAGCGTCAGGTTCCAGCTGATACACTTACAGCAATGAAGAACCCTAATGCCATGCTAATAAATCTGGATGATCAACTGGAATCCACTTACCAAGCCACACTCTACAGAGCAAAGCAAGACAAGATGGAGAATGCCAAAAATAGG ACTGCCTCAGAAAGTTCAGATAGAGAGAGAGATGTGTATGAAGAACTTCTGACTCAAGCTGAGATTCAGGGAAACATCAATAAAGTGAACA CACACGCAGCCATATCAAAGATTGACTTGGCTTTGGAACGAGGGGATGCATTAGCACTGTACGAAGCTTTGGCAACACCAGCCCTGGGACTCCGAGGATTGCTACGAGAAAATTGCGACTGGTATTTCAAGCAGTTCTTGAGTGATAGGCAACAGAAACAGGAG gCTGGCCTTACAAGTCCTCTGCAGAAGGAGGAGTTGCAGTTGGGAGTGGATGCtgctaacagggcagcacaacagtTCCAGCAAA GACTGGCAGCAGTAGCCAAAATTAATTCAGCAATTCGAATGGGTGATGCTGAGAAGACTGTGGCAGAAATTATGAATCCAGAGGCCCAGTTACCAGAGGTTTATAGATTTGCTGCAGATCTTTACCAAAGGGAGCTGGCCACCTTACAGCAACAGAGCCCTGAA GGTCACCTCACCCATCCAGAACTATCTGTTGCTGTAGAGATGCTGTCTTCTGTGGCCCTGATTAACAGGGCTTTGGCTTCAGGGGATATGAATACAGTGTGGAAACAACTGAGCAGTCCTGTTACAGGCCTTACAAACGTTGAGGATGAGAATTCACAGAG ATACATTGATGATTTGGTGAAGCTGAAAGCTGAAAGAAGTGCAGAAGGAAATGAATTTATCACATGGAATGATATCCAATCATGTGTTGATCATGTGAACAAAGTTGTGCATGAAGAACATGAAA GGATTTTGGCAATTGGTCTTATTAATGAAGCTCTGGATGAAGGGGACACCAAGAAAACTCTTCAAGCCTTACAGACGCCTGCAGCAAAATTGGAGGGTGTAGCCCCAAAGGTAGCACAGCATTACCAGGATACACTACTTCGAGCCAAGAGAGAGAAAGCGCAG GACACACAGGATGAAACAGCTGTACTTTGGCTAGATGAAATTCAGGATGGGATTCATAAAGCTAACAAGGACACAGAGGAGTCCCAGAGAT TCTCCTTAGGAATTCTAGCCATTAATGAAGCAGTAGATCATGGTGACGTTAGTCAGACCCTGAGTGCCTTGCGTTCACCTGATGTTGGGCTGTACGGAGTCACTCCAGAATGTGCTGAGACGTACCAGCAAGAATTATCTGAAGTCAAGAAAAGGGCAGCAG GGGGCAATGGCAGTGAGTGGGTGAAACACTGGGTGAGAGGAGGCTATCATTATTACCATAACCTGAGGACCAAAGAGGGAGGATGGGATGAGCCATCAGAATTTGTGCAAAATGACACTCAGCTGTCACGGGAAGAGATACAG AGCACCATATCTGGAGTCACTGCAGCATACAACCGAGAACAGTTGTGGCTTGCAAATGAGAACCTGATTATGAAACTTCAGGCTTGCTGTCGAGGGTATCTTGTTCGCCAGGAATTCAACTCAAGAATGAATTTTTTGAAGAAGCAAGTGCCAGCAATCACTTGCATTCAG TCTCAATGGCGTGGCTACAAGCAAAGAAAGGCATATCAAATCCGTTTGGATTACCTACGCGCACAAAAGGACCAAGTAGTAAAG ATTCAGTCAATGACCAGGATGTATCAAGCCAGAAGACGTTACAGAGACCGTCTGCAGTATTTCAGAAACCAC ATAAATGATGTTGTAAAAATTCAAGCCTTTATTCGAGCAAACAAAGCCCGAGAAGATTACAAAACCCTCA TTAATGCTGAAAATCCACCTATGGCTGTGGTTCGGAAATTTGTCCACTTGCTTGATCAGAGTGACCAAGATTTTCAGGAGGAGCTTGAGCTAATGAAACTGCGTGAAGAAGTTGTAACCTTGATCCGATCCAATCAGCAACTAGAAAATGACCTCAATCTCATGGACATCAAAATTGGTTTGCtagtgaaaaacaaaattacattgCAG GATGTTGTTTCTCACAGCAAAAAACTTACCAAGAAGAACAAGGAACAGCTCTCTGACATGATGATGCTGAACAAACAAAGGGGAGGTTTGAAAGCACTGagcaaagaaaagagagaaaagttgGAAGCCTATCAGCATTTGTTTTACCTACTTCAG ACTAACCCAACCTACTTGGCCAAGCTGATTTTTCAGATGCCTCAAAACAAATCCACAAAATTCATGGATTCTGTCATCTTCACGCTGTATAACTATGCATCCAATCAAAGAGAGGAATACCTGTTGTTGCGACTTTTCcaaacagcactgcaggaagaGATCAA ATCAAAAGTAGACCAGATACATGAAATTGTGACTGGGAATCCTACTGTTATTAAAATGGTGGTAAGTTTCAATCGTGGTGCCCGTGGTCAGAATGCCCTGAGGCAGATCCTTGCACCAGTTGTGAAGGAAATCATTGATGACAAGTCACTTAATATCAAAACTGATCCTGTGGATATTTACAAGTCTTGGGTTAACCAGATGGAATCTCAAACTGGAGAGGCCAG CAAACTGCCATATGATGTTACACCTGAGCAAGCCCTAAGTCATGAAGAGGTGAGGATGCGCCTGGATGCCTCAATCAGAAACATGAGGACAGTGACAGACAAGTTCCTGTCTGCCATTATTAGTTCAGTGGACAAAATCCC gTATGGAATGCGTTTCATTGCCAAGGTCCTAAAAGACTCCCTGCATGAGAAGTTTCCTGATGCTGGTGAGGATGAGCTTCTGAAG aTTGTTGGCAACTTGCTCTACTATCGCTACATGAATCCTGCCATTGTTGCACCAGATGCATTTGACATCATTGACCTTTCAGCTGGAGGTCAGCTGACGACAGATCAGCGCAGGAACCTCGGTTCCATTGCAAAGATGTTACAGCATGCTGCATCCAATAAGATGTTCATGGGAGACAATGCTCATCTAAGCATCATTAATGAATACCTATTGCATTCATACCAGAAATTCAG ACGTTTTTTTCAGGCTGCCTGTGAGGTTCCCGAATTGCAGGATAAATTTAATATTGATGAATATTCAGACTTGGTGACTCTCACTAAACCAgtaatttatatttctattgGTGAAATCATCAATACACACACT TTGCTCTTAGACCATCAAGATGCAATTGCTCCTGAGCACAATGATCCAATTCACGAGCTGCTGGATGATCTTGGAGAGGTTCCTACAATTGAGTCCTTAATAG GGGAAGGTTCTGGCAATGTTAATGACCCCAACAGGGAAATGCTAGCAAAGACTGAGGTTTCTCTCACACTCACTAATAAATTTGACGTTCCTGGTGATGAGAATGCAGAGATGGATGCAAGGACAATTCTGTTAAA CACAAAACGTTTAATTGTTGATGTAATCCGCTTCCAGCCAGGGGAGACGCTGACTGAAATTCTGGAAACTTCAGCTACCTCAGAGCAA gAAGCAGAGCATCATAGAGCTATGCAGAAACGGGCCATTCGTGATGCTAAAACTCCTGATAagataaaaaaatctgtctctGTAAAGGAAGATGGCAACTTGAATCTccaagcaaaaaaagaaaaaatcaaggCAGGACTGAAGAAGTTGACAGAACTGGGGCCAGTGAATGCCAAAAATAAATACCAGGAACTAATCAATGACATTGCGAAG GATATCAGAAATCAGCGTAGATACCGTCAGAGAAGAAAGGCGGAGCTAGTGAAACTACAGCAGACATACAGTGCCTTGAACTCCAAAGCTACTTTTTATGGAGAACAAGTAGATTATTACAAAAGTTACATAAAGACCTGCTTGGATAACTTGGCCAGCAAGGGCAA agtTTCCAAGAAACCTCGAGAGATGAAAGGCAAAAACAGTAAAAAGATTTCTCTGAAATACACAGCAGCTCGACTTCATGAGAAGGGAGTGCTTTTAGAGATTGAGGACCTGCAAGGTAACCA GTTTAAAAACGTGATTTTTGAAATCAGTCCAACAGAAGAAGTAGGAGATTTTGAGGTTAAAGCAAAATTCATGGGTGTACAGATGGAAACCTTTATGTTACATTATCAG GATCTCTTGCAGCTGCAGTATGAAGGTGTTGCTGTCATGAAGTTGTTTGACAGAGCAAAAGTGAACGTCAATCTTCTGATCTTTCTTCTGAATAAGAAATTTTATGGGAAGTAA